From one Gallionella capsiferriformans ES-2 genomic stretch:
- a CDS encoding rubrerythrin family protein, producing the protein MDLWLCKAYIADVGSNTFSIQQENNMQRPEIKTRANLEAAFAGESMAHAKYRYFAKIARAEGHEEVARVFEETAAQEVQHAMGHLDLLYPKAEMSTARCLQMAIEGETYEYSEMYPGFLKTAQQEGHAAAIGEIKQQIDESKEHAEIFKATLEKAAKRFAALAKVEERHANQYSAVLAKIA; encoded by the coding sequence TTGGATTTATGGCTGTGCAAGGCATACATTGCAGACGTGGGCAGCAACACCTTTTCAATTCAACAGGAGAACAACATGCAACGACCTGAAATTAAAACGAGGGCTAATCTTGAGGCCGCCTTTGCCGGTGAATCTATGGCACATGCCAAGTATCGCTACTTCGCCAAAATTGCACGCGCGGAAGGACATGAAGAGGTTGCACGTGTTTTTGAAGAAACCGCCGCGCAGGAAGTGCAGCACGCAATGGGGCATCTTGATTTGCTTTATCCCAAAGCCGAAATGAGCACGGCGCGCTGCTTACAAATGGCCATCGAAGGCGAGACTTACGAATACAGTGAAATGTACCCCGGCTTCCTCAAAACCGCACAGCAAGAAGGTCATGCCGCTGCCATAGGCGAAATTAAGCAACAGATCGATGAATCGAAAGAGCACGCTGAAATTTTTAAAGCGACATTGGAGAAAGCAGCCAAGCGATTCGCGGCGTTGGCCAAAGTAGAAGAGCGCCACGCCAATCAGTACAGCGCCGTTTTGGCAAAAATTGCTTAA
- the cydX gene encoding cytochrome bd-I oxidase subunit CydX, which translates to MWYFAWVLGVSAAVMFAVLNAMWYEAQECAQIRGHDRAGLHSLR; encoded by the coding sequence ATGTGGTACTTCGCTTGGGTTCTAGGCGTGTCTGCCGCTGTCATGTTCGCTGTGCTCAATGCGATGTGGTATGAGGCGCAGGAGTGTGCCCAGATCCGCGGGCATGATCGAGCAGGCCTGCACTCACTGCGTTAG
- a CDS encoding thioredoxin domain-containing protein, producing MKKLLIHIDSKVALYWRNLLVMLALLWAMPVMAQADEVWIKEKTGNQPQVQLYFFWSLTCPHCLEARPFVEAIPAGRPWISLHTLEVTRHPEHARQYETMAAQMGQQAVSVPALLFCGEMHVGWDDAQTTGGDILRRLDACHDGVPAGNVAPATGVSLPVLGEIDQRHFSLPLLTIAIAGLDAFNPCAFFVLLFLLSLLVHQKSRKRMLAIGGIFVLCSGLMYFAFMAAWLNLFQLLGNLVWVTLAAGVLAVFVGIVNIKDFFVFEKGITLSIPESRKPDIYRRARAIIGAGNFPAMLAATVFLAIAANFYELLCTAGFPMVYTRLLTLNELSPAGRYLYLALYNFIYVIPLALIVLVFTYGMGARKLTEREGRLLKLLSGTMMLELGALLLLAPERLNNMAMTLSLLGVAVLITLIVARLSGKKI from the coding sequence ATGAAAAAACTGCTTATTCACATTGATTCTAAAGTGGCCTTGTACTGGCGGAATCTACTGGTAATGCTTGCCTTGCTCTGGGCGATGCCAGTCATGGCGCAAGCGGATGAGGTCTGGATTAAGGAAAAGACGGGTAATCAGCCTCAAGTACAGCTTTATTTTTTCTGGTCGCTCACATGCCCTCACTGTCTGGAAGCGCGGCCTTTCGTCGAGGCAATTCCGGCTGGACGCCCTTGGATATCGCTGCATACTCTGGAAGTGACGCGCCACCCTGAGCATGCACGGCAATACGAAACGATGGCAGCGCAAATGGGGCAGCAAGCGGTTTCGGTTCCGGCCCTGCTGTTCTGCGGCGAGATGCATGTTGGCTGGGACGATGCGCAAACCACGGGGGGCGACATCTTGCGCCGTCTCGATGCCTGCCACGATGGTGTACCTGCGGGCAACGTCGCACCCGCTACTGGCGTCTCCCTTCCCGTGCTGGGCGAGATCGATCAGCGGCATTTTTCCCTGCCGTTGCTGACCATCGCCATTGCCGGACTGGATGCCTTCAACCCCTGCGCCTTCTTCGTGTTGTTGTTCCTGCTGTCACTGCTGGTGCACCAGAAGAGCCGTAAACGCATGCTCGCCATCGGTGGAATCTTCGTGTTGTGCTCCGGGCTGATGTATTTCGCCTTCATGGCAGCCTGGTTGAACCTATTCCAGTTGCTCGGAAATCTCGTCTGGGTGACGCTGGCCGCCGGCGTACTGGCGGTGTTTGTCGGTATCGTCAATATTAAGGACTTCTTCGTCTTCGAAAAAGGAATTACCTTGTCTATCCCGGAATCGCGCAAGCCTGACATCTATCGCCGCGCTCGTGCCATTATCGGCGCCGGCAATTTTCCGGCGATGCTCGCCGCAACGGTATTTTTGGCAATTGCCGCCAATTTCTACGAACTGCTGTGCACGGCCGGTTTCCCCATGGTCTATACCCGTTTGCTGACGCTGAACGAATTGTCGCCCGCCGGACGCTATCTGTATCTGGCTCTGTACAATTTCATCTACGTGATTCCGCTGGCGCTGATCGTGCTGGTTTTCACATATGGCATGGGCGCACGCAAGCTGACGGAACGGGAAGGAAGGCTGTTGAAGCTGTTGTCCGGCACCATGATGCTGGAGTTGGGGGCATTGCTGCTGCTCGCCCCGGAACGTTTAAACAATATGGCGATGACTCTCAGCCTGCTTGGTGTGGCTGTGCTCATCACGTTGATTGTCGCGCGTCTGAGCGGAAAAAAGATATGA
- a CDS encoding hydrogen peroxide-inducible genes activator encodes MTLNELRFIVAVAQERNFRRAAEKSFISQPALSLAIQKLEEELGLKIFERGKSEITMTAIGNTIIEQAQRVLEEAERLREMAKQGSNQLAVPLRIGIIHSVAPYLLPDLIPALQAIAPELSLEIEENITANLEVLLRNGMLDVIVIALPFGDSGILTHALYDEAFEVVVHSKHAWAARHSIHAQELAGENVLLLDSGHCFSNQVAEVCPELNRKGVNTKKGTSLETIRNMVASGLGITVLPASANGPRYHSPLLKVIPFAAPIPSRRIALAWRKSFPRTQAIDVLINAFSQTAIIGIQALVKPLT; translated from the coding sequence ATGACACTGAATGAACTGCGTTTTATTGTCGCTGTCGCGCAAGAGCGGAATTTTCGCCGCGCTGCAGAAAAATCTTTTATCAGCCAGCCCGCGCTGTCACTGGCGATACAAAAGCTCGAAGAAGAGTTGGGGCTAAAGATTTTTGAGCGCGGCAAGAGCGAAATCACGATGACGGCGATCGGCAATACCATTATTGAACAGGCGCAGCGCGTATTGGAAGAAGCGGAGCGTCTTCGCGAAATGGCCAAACAAGGCAGCAATCAGCTCGCTGTGCCGTTGCGTATCGGCATTATTCACAGCGTTGCCCCCTATTTGTTGCCCGATTTAATTCCCGCTCTGCAAGCAATCGCCCCTGAACTCTCGCTGGAAATTGAAGAAAATATTACGGCCAATTTGGAGGTTCTGCTGCGTAACGGCATGCTGGACGTCATAGTGATTGCCCTACCCTTTGGTGATTCTGGCATTCTCACCCATGCACTGTATGACGAAGCGTTCGAGGTCGTCGTACATAGCAAACACGCCTGGGCCGCTCGACACAGCATTCACGCTCAAGAGTTGGCCGGAGAAAACGTGCTGCTGCTCGATTCCGGCCACTGCTTCAGCAATCAGGTAGCAGAAGTGTGCCCTGAGCTCAACCGCAAAGGAGTGAATACTAAAAAGGGCACTTCACTGGAAACCATACGCAATATGGTTGCGTCCGGTTTGGGCATTACCGTGTTACCGGCATCGGCGAACGGCCCGCGCTATCACAGCCCTTTGCTCAAAGTGATTCCTTTTGCTGCACCGATACCCTCGCGGCGCATCGCTTTAGCATGGCGTAAAAGCTTTCCCCGCACTCAGGCAATTGATGTGTTAATAAACGCGTTTTCGCAGACTGCTATTATTGGCATCCAAGCATTAGTCAAACCGCTTACTTGA
- a CDS encoding rubredoxin, whose product MKVWQCVVCGFVYNEVEGLPNEGIPPGTAWQDIPEDWACPDCGVAKADFEMIEV is encoded by the coding sequence ATGAAAGTTTGGCAATGTGTCGTTTGCGGTTTTGTTTATAACGAAGTGGAGGGTTTGCCCAATGAGGGCATCCCGCCGGGTACTGCGTGGCAAGACATTCCTGAAGACTGGGCGTGTCCCGATTGCGGGGTCGCGAAAGCTGATTTTGAAATGATCGAGGTTTAG
- the cydB gene encoding cytochrome d ubiquinol oxidase subunit II: MLDYETLKLIWWLLVGVLLVGFAVMDGHDMGMGTLLPFVARTDSERRVLINSVAPHWDGNQVWFVTAGGAIFAAWPLVYATAFSGLYFALMAVLWAMFFRPVGFDYRSKVADPRWRAGWDWGIFVGSAVPALLFGVAFGNVLQGVPFYYEDNMRSIYTGTFWALLNPFALWSGVLSLSMFAFHGANYLIVRTEGEIQQRARRASLLFGALMVVVFALCGLLIMGMQGYTLISGPETGAVQSPTGKVVEMQAGAWLANFNKLPWLWVFPALGFTAALGGMGFASKLKGVMAFISSSVAMLAVIFTAGVAMFPFVLPSSSMPSHGLTVWDCVSSQRTLSLMFWVALIMTPIVIVYTGWAYRIMRGKITVAHIEANDHSVY; encoded by the coding sequence ATGCTTGATTATGAAACGCTTAAATTGATCTGGTGGTTGCTGGTAGGTGTTTTGCTGGTGGGCTTCGCAGTGATGGACGGGCATGACATGGGAATGGGCACGCTACTGCCTTTTGTCGCCAGAACCGACAGCGAGCGCCGCGTATTGATCAATAGCGTGGCGCCGCACTGGGACGGCAATCAGGTTTGGTTTGTCACGGCGGGCGGCGCGATTTTCGCCGCTTGGCCGCTGGTCTATGCGACCGCCTTTTCGGGGCTGTATTTCGCGCTGATGGCGGTATTGTGGGCGATGTTTTTCCGTCCGGTGGGCTTTGATTACCGCAGTAAAGTGGCCGATCCGCGCTGGCGCGCTGGCTGGGATTGGGGAATTTTCGTCGGCTCTGCGGTGCCGGCCTTGCTGTTTGGCGTTGCTTTCGGAAACGTTTTGCAGGGCGTCCCCTTTTACTACGAGGACAACATGCGCTCCATTTACACCGGCACCTTTTGGGCCTTGCTCAATCCCTTCGCGTTATGGTCGGGTGTACTCAGCCTGAGCATGTTTGCTTTTCACGGTGCCAATTACCTGATTGTGCGTACCGAAGGTGAGATCCAGCAGCGTGCCCGTCGTGCCTCGCTGCTATTCGGCGCACTGATGGTAGTGGTATTTGCGCTGTGCGGGCTGTTGATCATGGGTATGCAGGGCTACACCCTGATTTCCGGCCCAGAAACGGGGGCGGTGCAGAGTCCGACGGGTAAGGTGGTGGAAATGCAGGCGGGTGCATGGCTTGCCAATTTCAATAAGCTGCCCTGGTTGTGGGTCTTTCCGGCGCTGGGTTTTACGGCGGCGCTGGGCGGCATGGGATTCGCATCGAAGTTGAAGGGCGTGATGGCGTTCATCTCCAGTTCGGTGGCGATGCTGGCGGTGATTTTCACCGCCGGGGTCGCCATGTTTCCCTTTGTACTGCCTTCGAGCTCCATGCCATCCCATGGTCTGACCGTCTGGGATTGTGTCTCCAGCCAGCGTACCCTGAGCCTGATGTTCTGGGTGGCGCTGATCATGACCCCCATCGTTATTGTCTACACTGGCTGGGCTTACCGGATCATGCGCGGCAAGATCACCGTCGCGCACATCGAAGCCAACGATCACTCTGTCTATTAG